A window of Diabrotica virgifera virgifera chromosome 9, PGI_DIABVI_V3a contains these coding sequences:
- the LOC126891509 gene encoding histidine-rich glycoprotein-like: MHHKQSTTHQERRTMHHEPQTNHHAPSNTKQAPPTKHQAIRTKHHEHSTTHQEPSNKQHAPRSTNQAPRTKHHEQSTTHKAPSTTNQAPRTEHQALRNKHHAPHTNHHFPRSLHYEPSTTHQSQRTKHHTPSTTPQSPRTKNKAPRNKHQAPRTNHKALRTKHHEPSTTHLAPRTNHHSPRTNHNASSTTH; this comes from the coding sequence ATGCACCACAAAcaaagcaccacgcaccaagaaCGACGAACCATGCACCACGAACCACAAACCAACcaccacgcaccaagcaacaCGAAACAAGCACCACCCACCAAGCACCAAGCAatacgcaccaagcaccacgaaCACAGCACCACGCACCAAGAACCAAGCAATAAGCAACACGCACCACGCTCCACaaaccaagcaccacgcaccaagcaccatgAACAAAGCACCACGCACAAAGCACCAAGCACTACgaaccaagcaccacgcaccgaGCACCAAGCGTTACGCAACAAGCACCATGCACCACACACCAATCACCACTTTCCACGCTCCTTGCATTACgaaccaagcaccacgcaccagtcacaacgcaccaagcaccacaCACCAAGCACCACGCCCCAATCACCACGCACTAAGAACAAAGCACCACGCAACAAGCACCAAGCACCTCGCACCAATCACAAAGCAttacgcaccaagcaccacgaaCCAAGCACCACGCATCTCGCACCACGAACCAATCACCATTCACCACGCACCAATCACAACGCATCAAGCACCACACACTAA
- the LOC126891510 gene encoding uncharacterized protein LOC126891510: MTTVYENQEHSDSVVMPPIFDIYRKPMFDESIRKAEYRTYAPFIKSFNCNDIVEFSINQVDSFFEMSETLLCIKGSLVDKAGSGTITLANNVGAFLFDSCTYSESAREMETVRDPGIVSAVRAMTCYNQEDSKYMVMAGWNYPNNPILNDTSFNIQMPLKHIFNIFNDYPMITCGRQTIRLVRARNDNDCLIITDAATTAKINITNIELRVKHIYPNDEIKLQLMTSIQEDRPIVIPFRKWELHELPAITKGARREVWAVKTSTSVERPRYVIVFFQTGKRNTITSDPTLFDNVSIQSIRLSLNGEYWPNERMQLDFSKTDYNEAYFNYTEFYPSYIHSQQKRPLLDFLAFKNRALFVIDCSKQEESMKASTVDVKLDIEANNGFPDNTKAYCIIIHDCVMEYFPLTEIVKSLT, translated from the coding sequence atgaCGACAGTGTATGAAAATCAAGAACATTCAGACAGCGTAGTAATGCCTCCAATATTCGATATTTATCGTAAGCCAATGTTTGATGAATCGATTCGAAAGGCTGAATACCGAACATATGCACCATTCATTAAATCATTCAACTGCAATGATATTGTTGAATTCAGCATTAATCAAGTTGACTCGTTTTTTGAAATGAGCGAAACCTTGTTATGCATTAAAGGATCACTCGTCGATAAAGCGGGATCTGGAACAATCACGCTAGCAAATAATGTGGGTGCTTTTCTGTTCGATTCGTGTACGTACAGCGAAAGCGCACGGGAGATGGAAACAGTGCGGGATCCTGGTATCGTAAGTGCTGTACGTGCTATGACATGTTACAATCAGGAAGATTCCAAGTATATGGTTATGGCAGGTTGGAATTACCCTAATAATCCCATTCTAAACGATACTTCATTCAACATACAGATGCCTCTTAAGcacatttttaacattttcaacgaTTATCCAATGATTACGTGTGGTCGTCAAACAATAAGACTAGTTCGAGCTCGAAACGACAACGATTGTTTAATTATTACAGATGCAGCTACAACAGCAAAGATTAACATCACCAACATTGAGCTCAGAGTGAAGCACATATATCCCAACGATGAAATTAAACTACAACTAATGACGTCCATTCAAGAAGATCGCCCTATAGTTATTCCGTTTAGAAAGTGGGAATTGCACGAATTGCCTGCCATTACCAAAGGTGCTAGGCGTGAAGTTTGGGCTGTTAAAACTAGCACATCCGTTGAAAGACCACGTTATGTCATTGTTTTCTTTCAAACAGGCAAACGTAACACAATCACATCTGATCCCACATTATTTGACAATGTCAGCATCCAAAGTATTAGATTATCGTTAAATGGAGAATACTGGCCAAACGAGAGAATGCAGTTGGATTTTAGCAAAACTGACTACAACGAGGCCTATTTCAACTATACCGAATTTTACCCAAGCTACATACATTCCCAACAAAAACGACCTCTACTTGATTTCTTAGCTTTTAAGAATCGTGCATTGTTCGTTATCGATTGTTCGAAACAAGAAGAAAGCATGAAAGCATCCACCGTTGACGTAAAACTCGATATTGAAGCGAATAACGGTTTTCCTGACAACACCAAGGCCTATTGTATTATTATTCACGACTGTGTAATGGAGTACTTCCCTCTCaccgaaattgtaaaaagtctAACTTAG